A portion of the Sulfurospirillum diekertiae genome contains these proteins:
- a CDS encoding pyridoxamine 5'-phosphate oxidase family protein, with protein sequence MITIPDNVATLLNDDGASKVLTTVAEDGVPHSIVVGSIMAPDSQTICAAEILMKKTAKNLETNKNIAVLCLKGTESYLVNATVVERQTEGELFESVAAQMKKAGLPMSALWIFKPTAIFDQSAGENAGTQIA encoded by the coding sequence ATGATCACAATACCAGATAATGTAGCAACTTTGCTCAATGACGACGGAGCATCAAAAGTTTTAACAACAGTAGCTGAAGACGGTGTACCACACTCTATTGTTGTAGGCAGCATCATGGCGCCAGATAGTCAAACAATTTGTGCAGCTGAAATATTGATGAAAAAAACTGCTAAAAATCTAGAGACCAATAAAAACATCGCAGTTTTATGTCTTAAAGGAACAGAGTCTTATCTTGTAAACGCTACTGTCGTTGAAAGACAAACTGAGGGCGAGTTATTTGAGAGCGTAGCTGCGCAAATGAAAAAAGCAGGATTACCAATGAGTGCTTTATGGATATTTAAACCAACAGCTATATTTGATCAAAGTGCCGGAGAAAATGCTGGTACACAAATCGCATAA
- a CDS encoding helix-turn-helix domain-containing protein, with protein sequence MEREKLNTLFKHAGLSKKEFAQKLSMNYQSVNQWESTQNAPLWVWSWLENYAKARKFDEMMALGKSMEEGKR encoded by the coding sequence ATGGAGCGAGAAAAACTCAATACACTTTTTAAACACGCAGGCCTCAGTAAAAAAGAGTTTGCTCAAAAGCTATCAATGAATTACCAAAGTGTTAACCAATGGGAATCTACCCAAAACGCTCCTTTATGGGTATGGTCTTGGTTAGAGAACTATGCTAAAGCGAGAAAGTTTGATGAAATGATGGCATTAGGGAAAAGTATGGAGGAGGGTAAGCGATAG
- a CDS encoding M48 metallopeptidase family protein has translation MNQWINNSSETISSLAAKERLISKKCIKKKKILLNFELAKQPIECIKYIIVHEMIHLLERYHNDNFKSLMDKYMPNWIERKKLLEYYPLCCC, from the coding sequence TTGAATCAATGGATAAACAACTCATCAGAAACTATTTCATCATTAGCGGCAAAAGAGCGATTGATTAGCAAAAAGTGTATTAAAAAGAAAAAAATACTCTTAAATTTTGAGCTTGCAAAACAGCCTATTGAGTGTATAAAATATATCATCGTTCATGAGATGATTCATCTACTTGAGCGATACCACAATGATAATTTTAAATCTTTGATGGATAAATATATGCCAAATTGGATTGAGAGAAAAAAACTCCTTGAATATTATCCTCTTTGTTGCTGTTGA
- a CDS encoding helix-turn-helix transcriptional regulator, which translates to MDKLYRLANVLQIVNKKEGSWRNLMKLKKAPSPIYLGSRSPRWRESELMEYLKDPIAYEINLQNKSK; encoded by the coding sequence ATGGATAAATTATATCGTCTTGCAAATGTACTTCAAATAGTTAATAAAAAAGAAGGTAGCTGGCGCAATCTAATGAAATTAAAAAAAGCGCCTTCTCCCATCTATTTAGGCTCTAGGAGCCCACGGTGGAGGGAAAGTGAATTAATGGAATATTTAAAAGATCCTATAGCTTATGAAATAAATCTACAAAATAAATCTAAATAA
- a CDS encoding helix-turn-helix domain-containing protein, with protein MQFNANYFIDRLLDYYKVATIVALSSKMQISQQTITSWRTRNSVSAIRKKCRELGIYHDIFNNLISSNNNFQNANLSGGATGVEIGSINKSIHSIANNDFGCDDLVKSLVKELCKKYKDDMDTLKTLLFQLTLQK; from the coding sequence ATGCAGTTTAATGCAAATTATTTTATCGACCGATTACTTGATTACTATAAAGTTGCAACCATTGTTGCACTATCTTCTAAAATGCAAATATCGCAACAAACTATAACGTCATGGCGGACACGTAATTCTGTTTCAGCAATTCGTAAAAAGTGCCGAGAATTAGGTATTTATCACGATATTTTTAATAATTTAATATCTTCAAACAATAATTTTCAAAATGCAAATTTAAGTGGCGGTGCTACTGGAGTTGAAATTGGCTCCATAAACAAATCAATTCATTCTATTGCGAATAATGATTTTGGTTGTGATGATCTTGTCAAATCTCTTGTTAAAGAGCTTTGCAAGAAATATAAAGACGATATGGACACTCTTAAAACTTTATTGTTTCAACTAACTCTCCAGAAGTAA
- a CDS encoding tyrosine-type recombinase/integrase: protein MAHCTTLQNISEEWFNIKAGKLAQTTIQKKKSFLVNHVYISIGQKDIKTISRLEVIAILKEIQNKGAFEVADRVLNMLNNIWRYAVTMQIVEHNIIADIEKSMVIQAQERRHFPTITDSQEVGALLRAIDGYKGDINTKLALMISPYIFLRSSNIRSLEWKEIDFEKREIRIPAAKMKMKAPHIVPLTDRTIEILKHAYSINAHCSLYVFPSSISNIKIMSENTLNYALRRLGYSKEEIVYHGFRAMASTILHEQISEHGIHSDAIERQLAHAERSGVKAAYNHAEYLKERKILMQWWSDYLDQLKLSI from the coding sequence TTGGCACATTGTACAACTCTACAAAATATATCAGAAGAATGGTTTAATATAAAAGCTGGAAAACTTGCTCAAACAACTATTCAAAAGAAAAAAAGCTTTTTAGTTAATCATGTATATATTAGTATTGGGCAAAAGGATATCAAAACAATTAGTCGTTTAGAAGTAATAGCTATATTAAAAGAAATCCAAAATAAAGGTGCTTTTGAAGTAGCTGATCGAGTTTTAAACATGCTCAATAATATTTGGCGTTATGCTGTTACTATGCAAATTGTTGAGCATAATATTATTGCCGATATTGAAAAAAGTATGGTTATTCAAGCGCAAGAGCGTAGGCATTTCCCAACAATAACAGATTCACAAGAAGTTGGTGCCCTCCTCCGCGCTATTGATGGCTACAAAGGTGATATTAACACTAAACTAGCTTTGATGATTTCACCTTATATTTTTTTACGGTCTTCTAATATAAGATCATTAGAGTGGAAAGAAATAGATTTTGAAAAAAGAGAAATTAGAATTCCAGCAGCTAAAATGAAAATGAAAGCTCCTCATATTGTTCCACTTACAGATCGAACAATAGAAATTTTGAAACACGCATATTCAATTAATGCACATTGTAGTCTATATGTTTTCCCTTCTTCAATCTCTAATATAAAAATAATGAGTGAAAACACGCTTAACTATGCTCTGAGACGGTTAGGATATTCAAAAGAAGAAATTGTCTATCATGGATTTCGCGCAATGGCTTCAACAATCTTACATGAACAAATCAGTGAGCATGGAATTCATAGTGATGCTATAGAAAGGCAATTGGCTCACGCTGAACGCTCTGGTGTAAAAGCCGCATACAATCATGCTGAATATTTAAAAGAAAGAAAGATATTAATGCAATGGTGGAGTGATTATTTAGACCAGTTGAAGTTAAGTATTTAA
- a CDS encoding HU family DNA-binding protein produces MKKAEFIQAVSEKAGLSKKDSQKAIDAALEAISEALVAGKDVSFIGFGTFSTATRAARKARVPGTNRVVDVAKTTAVKFKVGKKLKDVVAKA; encoded by the coding sequence ATGAAAAAAGCGGAATTTATCCAAGCGGTCTCTGAGAAAGCGGGTCTTTCTAAAAAAGATAGTCAAAAAGCTATTGATGCAGCTTTAGAAGCCATCAGCGAAGCACTAGTTGCTGGCAAAGACGTAAGCTTTATCGGTTTTGGTACATTTAGTACTGCAACAAGAGCAGCTAGAAAAGCTAGAGTTCCTGGTACAAACAGAGTCGTTGATGTTGCTAAAACAACAGCTGTCAAATTTAAAGTTGGTAAAAAACTTAAAGACGTTGTAGCAAAAGCTTAA
- a CDS encoding flagellin N-terminal helical domain-containing protein produces the protein MRITNSLLFNTSIRNYRSATEKLYNINQQIDSKLKIQNSYENTSVYVDAMRLSNEVDTLDQSKQSSSKAKTFADNTDSALSSFTSSLDQFKSKLVQASSTSNSTTSLQALANDLQGIKDNLVSLANTSVNGQFLFSGSALSQKPIANDGTYRGNSENLTAVIGSGVQLPYNITGQSLFLGKDSDYNRVVSTNVSMYNQSKLHPDIMTTNSQNTASSQVYLQESDTIRDLVGDTNNSATDDGKAVFYLSGRKSDGTTFSNVLSLDTSSKVSDLLQSIGNSYGNTASNKVVDVSMNARGQIEVKDLKSGSQLLDMNIFGAIDRNALPGETGNAKQIMNVDNLLTQPNVDIIAFNKSNYETTASSPDLTMRSVSVTTGTFAIDFPMQNKTDSSMTSTTLLSSVFPSDVDHLDFGATSFSTSGKTVQDLMTAVETEYGLAAGSVTVSNGRMLVNDPTNTFNTVIQPKNASNVLAHGDSIPDAMNYARRGFEKDGSTLSSNISQVIKSTSDFATSSTKLVDVAGVNSLNGKQIVLNFTDKNGVQRTGTLNLDISNTTFSVDLDGNGVATSDPTNPAYNPLSPNETFSIYNGSGDPLNLNTTADNMTYQQLNDLISMATSGNLPKQGVSTAAQTAINNAIAFGVAGDAANLAAQTTIAKTGISTETAGYIQKAIDAGIIRDNPASSPAEVTKATSDYNNAIGNANLAEYNFALSTAKNSVDVNLDSQGKIVIKDKTSSASKIDFTMYDASATDFTGVGSSALTFMANNSVTISNPSIDMFKQLDEMIAAVRTGTFRMDSTSDDPRNIGIQNALTQLDHIADHVTKAQTKIGALTNALTDANTRSEMLSVNVKAVQNSVIGVDTAEAYLEFQSINTAYQAMLSTMSKINSMSLLDYM, from the coding sequence ATGAGAATCACAAATTCACTTTTATTTAACACGTCAATTCGTAACTATCGTAGCGCTACAGAGAAATTGTACAATATTAATCAACAAATTGATAGTAAACTAAAGATACAAAATAGCTATGAGAACACAAGTGTCTATGTAGATGCAATGCGTCTTAGTAATGAAGTCGATACATTGGACCAATCTAAACAAAGCAGCTCCAAGGCTAAGACATTTGCAGACAATACAGATTCTGCGTTAAGTAGCTTTACTTCATCCTTAGATCAATTCAAATCAAAACTGGTTCAAGCATCAAGCACTTCCAACTCAACAACAAGCTTACAAGCACTTGCCAATGACTTACAAGGTATTAAAGATAATTTAGTGAGTTTGGCAAATACTTCTGTTAATGGACAATTTTTATTTTCAGGTTCAGCATTATCTCAAAAACCAATTGCAAATGATGGTACGTATCGAGGAAATTCAGAAAATTTAACCGCAGTGATAGGCTCAGGTGTTCAACTTCCCTATAATATTACAGGACAATCTCTCTTTTTAGGAAAAGATTCAGACTACAATAGAGTCGTTTCCACCAATGTATCAATGTATAATCAATCAAAATTACATCCTGATATTATGACTACAAACAGTCAAAATACTGCCTCTTCTCAAGTATATTTACAAGAGTCAGACACCATTAGAGATCTTGTTGGTGATACTAACAATAGTGCAACAGACGATGGTAAAGCGGTATTCTATCTTTCTGGTAGAAAAAGCGATGGAACGACTTTTTCAAATGTACTCTCTCTCGATACAAGTTCAAAAGTTTCTGATTTACTCCAAAGTATTGGAAATTCTTACGGTAATACAGCATCCAATAAAGTAGTTGATGTGAGCATGAATGCTCGAGGACAAATTGAAGTGAAAGATCTCAAATCGGGAAGTCAGCTTTTAGATATGAATATCTTTGGAGCCATTGATCGAAATGCTCTCCCTGGTGAGACAGGCAATGCAAAACAAATTATGAATGTAGATAATTTATTGACGCAACCAAATGTGGACATCATTGCATTCAACAAAAGTAACTACGAAACAACTGCATCAAGTCCTGATTTGACGATGCGTTCTGTTTCAGTGACTACAGGTACATTTGCCATAGATTTTCCTATGCAAAATAAAACTGATTCCAGTATGACATCGACAACACTTCTGAGCAGTGTTTTTCCTTCTGATGTTGACCATTTAGATTTTGGTGCGACATCGTTTTCAACCAGTGGAAAAACCGTACAAGATTTGATGACAGCAGTTGAAACAGAATACGGGTTAGCGGCGGGTTCTGTTACTGTTTCCAACGGACGTATGTTGGTAAATGATCCTACTAATACATTTAATACCGTTATACAACCGAAAAATGCCTCCAATGTCTTAGCCCATGGTGATTCAATTCCTGACGCAATGAATTATGCGCGAAGAGGTTTTGAGAAAGACGGCAGTACACTTTCAAGCAATATTTCTCAAGTGATAAAAAGCACAAGTGATTTTGCAACGTCAAGTACAAAACTTGTTGATGTTGCAGGTGTTAATAGTTTGAATGGTAAACAAATCGTTCTCAATTTTACGGATAAAAATGGCGTACAAAGAACAGGAACGCTTAATTTAGATATTTCTAATACAACCTTTTCAGTTGATCTTGATGGCAATGGTGTTGCAACATCAGATCCTACCAATCCTGCATATAATCCTCTATCACCCAATGAAACCTTTTCTATCTATAATGGTAGCGGTGATCCTTTAAATTTAAATACAACTGCTGATAATATGACCTATCAACAGCTTAATGACCTCATTAGTATGGCAACTTCTGGTAATCTACCTAAACAAGGCGTTTCAACGGCTGCACAAACAGCCATTAATAATGCCATAGCTTTTGGTGTTGCAGGTGATGCTGCAAACCTTGCAGCACAAACAACTATTGCAAAAACGGGTATTTCTACCGAAACTGCTGGTTACATTCAAAAAGCTATTGATGCTGGTATTATCAGAGATAATCCTGCCTCTTCTCCTGCTGAAGTCACCAAAGCAACAAGTGATTATAACAATGCTATCGGCAATGCAAATCTTGCTGAATATAATTTTGCTCTAAGCACTGCAAAAAATAGTGTTGATGTAAATCTCGATTCTCAAGGTAAAATTGTTATCAAAGACAAAACATCGTCTGCATCGAAGATTGATTTTACAATGTATGATGCAAGTGCTACTGACTTTACAGGTGTCGGGAGTTCTGCTCTTACCTTTATGGCAAATAATTCGGTAACAATCTCTAATCCATCGATTGATATGTTTAAGCAACTTGATGAGATGATAGCAGCAGTGCGTACTGGTACATTTCGTATGGACTCAACATCGGATGATCCACGCAATATAGGTATTCAAAATGCATTAACACAGCTTGATCATATTGCAGATCATGTAACAAAAGCGCAAACAAAAATTGGTGCGTTAACAAATGCATTAACGGATGCAAATACACGCTCTGAAATGCTTAGCGTTAATGTAAAAGCTGTCCAAAATAGTGTTATTGGGGTTGATACAGCAGAAGCATACTTAGAATTTCAGTCAATCAATACTGCTTATCAAGCAATGTTATCGACTATGTCGAAGATAAATTCAATGTCACTGTTAGATTACATGTAA
- a CDS encoding DNA translocase FtsK 4TM domain-containing protein: MSIHFCLILPSFTLYKESKLTERRIGVFLASMILLFAFLMAQSIIIKNELHGTFGRSIVDMLMASIGIMGVWLFIVAIFLLSMTLLVESSISDFLTFMKPAFTKTKIKEYKGEEEERSVAEEKKDKK; the protein is encoded by the coding sequence TTGTCTATCCATTTTTGTTTGATTTTACCTTCTTTTACACTTTACAAAGAGAGTAAACTTACAGAACGTCGTATTGGAGTCTTCCTTGCTTCAATGATTCTTCTATTTGCTTTTTTAATGGCTCAATCTATTATTATCAAAAACGAATTACATGGTACGTTTGGTCGATCAATCGTTGATATGTTAATGGCTTCTATTGGTATTATGGGAGTCTGGCTTTTTATTGTTGCTATTTTTTTACTTTCAATGACACTGCTTGTTGAGTCAAGCATTAGTGATTTTCTAACCTTTATGAAACCAGCATTTACCAAAACAAAAATTAAAGAGTATAAGGGTGAAGAGGAAGAAAGGTCTGTTGCAGAAGAAAAAAAAGACAAAAAATAG